In Brucella melitensis bv. 1 str. 16M, a genomic segment contains:
- a CDS encoding response regulator transcription factor — MHFIIADDHPLFRGALRQVLSGQSENVEIIEAGDFDTVRKLVGEKDDTDLLLLDLTMPGGTGLSGLVALKALQPALPIIIVSATDDPATIHHALELGASGFISKSASMETIGEAVGAVLAGDIWTPDDIDLDHPKDPEIESLIARLRTLTPQQTRVLTMLAEGLLNKQIAFELGVSEATVKAHVSAVLQKLGVDSRTQAVILLSRIGSDVLGV; from the coding sequence ATGCATTTCATTATCGCTGATGACCACCCGCTGTTTCGCGGTGCTTTGCGGCAGGTTCTTTCGGGCCAGTCTGAAAATGTGGAGATTATCGAGGCAGGCGATTTCGATACGGTCAGGAAACTGGTCGGTGAGAAGGACGATACCGATCTCCTGCTTCTGGACCTCACCATGCCGGGCGGTACGGGACTTTCCGGACTTGTCGCGCTGAAGGCGCTGCAACCGGCCCTGCCGATCATCATTGTTTCGGCGACGGATGATCCGGCCACGATCCATCACGCACTGGAACTTGGGGCTTCCGGTTTCATCTCCAAATCGGCCAGCATGGAAACCATCGGCGAAGCCGTGGGTGCGGTGCTTGCCGGCGATATATGGACGCCGGACGATATCGACCTCGACCACCCGAAAGACCCGGAAATCGAATCGCTCATTGCGCGGCTGCGCACCCTGACGCCGCAGCAAACCCGCGTTCTGACCATGCTTGCCGAGGGGCTTCTCAACAAACAGATCGCTTTTGAGCTTGGCGTTTCGGAGGCAACGGTCAAGGCGCATGTTTCCGCCGTGCTGCAAAAGCTTGGCGTCGATAGCCGCACACAGGCCGTCATTCTCCTTTCGCGTATCGGCAGCGACGTTCTGGGCGTTTGA
- the pip gene encoding prolyl aminopeptidase codes for MTRNTLYPEIEPFKEEMLQVSSLHRIHVEQCGNPDGKPVIMIHGGPGGGITPTMRRLHDPKRYRIILFDQRGCGRSTPHAELRENTTWDLVADMEHIRAHLGIDKWQVFGGSWGSTLGLAYAETHPERVSELVLRGIFMVRRFEVDWMYSNGASIIFPDHFEAYQEHIPEAERGDMIAAYYKRLTDRDPRVQLEAARRWARWEGSVISLLPDPARVDAFGEDQYAIAFARIECHYFQNRGFLESDDQLLRNVERIRHIPGVIVHGRYDICTPFINAWQLKKMWPEADLKIVEDSGHAVTEPGIMHELIEATKRFCE; via the coding sequence ATGACGCGCAATACGCTTTATCCCGAAATTGAGCCCTTCAAGGAAGAAATGTTGCAGGTATCCTCCCTGCACCGCATTCATGTCGAGCAATGCGGCAATCCTGACGGCAAACCCGTCATCATGATCCATGGCGGGCCCGGCGGCGGCATAACGCCCACCATGCGCCGCCTGCACGACCCGAAACGCTATCGTATCATCCTGTTCGACCAGCGCGGCTGCGGCCGCTCCACGCCCCATGCGGAACTGCGCGAAAATACCACATGGGATCTCGTCGCCGACATGGAGCATATCCGCGCCCATCTGGGCATCGACAAATGGCAGGTCTTCGGCGGTTCATGGGGGTCCACACTGGGTCTTGCCTATGCCGAAACCCATCCCGAGCGCGTATCGGAACTGGTGCTGCGCGGCATTTTCATGGTGCGCCGCTTCGAGGTCGACTGGATGTATTCCAACGGCGCGAGCATCATCTTCCCCGATCATTTCGAGGCCTATCAGGAGCATATTCCCGAAGCTGAACGCGGCGATATGATCGCGGCCTATTACAAGCGCCTGACCGACCGCGACCCGCGGGTACAGCTTGAGGCCGCACGCCGATGGGCACGCTGGGAAGGCTCCGTGATCTCGCTTCTGCCTGATCCGGCCCGCGTCGATGCTTTCGGCGAGGATCAGTATGCAATCGCCTTCGCACGCATCGAGTGCCATTATTTCCAGAACCGCGGCTTCCTCGAAAGCGACGACCAGTTGCTGCGCAATGTCGAGCGCATCCGCCATATTCCGGGTGTCATCGTCCATGGGCGCTACGATATCTGCACACCCTTCATCAATGCCTGGCAGTTGAAGAAGATGTGGCCGGAAGCCGACCTTAAAATCGTGGAAGACAGCGGCCATGCCGTGACCGAACCCGGCATCATGCATGAGCTGATCGAAGCGACCAAACGTTTCTGCGAATAA
- a CDS encoding DUF952 domain-containing protein, giving the protein MSNKIIYKIAPRELWAQAEKAGSFAGAPVDIADSYIHFSTAAQVRATAAKHFAGQSDLLLVHVDAQALGQALKYEVSRGGALFPHLYAPLPLTAVVKVEPLPLGPDDLHIFPELEDK; this is encoded by the coding sequence ATGAGCAACAAGATCATCTACAAGATCGCCCCGCGCGAGCTTTGGGCGCAGGCGGAAAAGGCGGGAAGCTTTGCCGGGGCGCCGGTTGATATTGCCGATAGCTATATCCATTTTTCCACAGCAGCGCAGGTGCGCGCAACGGCGGCCAAACATTTCGCCGGGCAGAGCGATCTCCTGCTGGTGCATGTCGATGCACAAGCTCTTGGCCAGGCGCTGAAATATGAGGTATCGCGCGGCGGTGCCTTGTTCCCGCATCTTTATGCGCCTTTGCCGCTTACGGCAGTCGTCAAGGTCGAGCCGTTGCCGCTCGGCCCTGACGATCTTCATATTTTCCCGGAACTGGAAGACAAATGA
- a CDS encoding quinone-dependent dihydroorotate dehydrogenase gives MSGLFETLGRRALFTFDAEQAHGLSITGLKTGIVTCRTPEDPALSVKVAGLKFPNPLGMAAGYDKNAEVPDALLKLGFGFAEVGTLTPRPQSGNPRPRIFRLVDDKAVINRLGFNNEGHEAAFKRLSRRAGKSGIVGVNIGANKDAEDRIADYVAGIRRFYQLARYFTVNISSPNTPGLRNLQAREALHELLSRVLEARDEEGNMCTLKRPVFLKIAPDLTDEELDDIAAEADAQKLDGIIVSNTTLSRSGLKNPENSNETGGLSGAPLFERSTVVLARMRERVGPDMPLIGVGGIDSAETALAKIKAGADLVQLYSGLIYRGPGLPGEILRGLSTAIKYEGVSSIAELRDRDTKEWAARKLIS, from the coding sequence ATGAGTGGGCTTTTTGAAACTCTGGGGCGGCGCGCCCTCTTCACCTTCGATGCGGAACAGGCACACGGCCTTTCCATCACCGGGCTGAAAACCGGGATCGTCACTTGCCGCACGCCCGAAGATCCGGCCCTTTCGGTAAAGGTGGCGGGGCTGAAATTTCCCAATCCGCTCGGCATGGCTGCCGGTTACGACAAGAATGCCGAAGTGCCGGATGCGCTGCTGAAGCTTGGATTCGGCTTTGCGGAAGTCGGCACACTGACCCCCCGCCCGCAAAGCGGCAATCCGCGCCCGCGCATTTTCCGACTTGTGGACGACAAGGCCGTCATCAACCGCCTCGGCTTCAACAATGAGGGCCATGAAGCCGCCTTCAAGCGTCTTTCCAGGCGCGCAGGCAAGAGCGGCATTGTCGGCGTCAACATCGGCGCGAACAAGGATGCCGAAGACCGGATCGCGGATTATGTGGCCGGTATCCGCCGCTTCTATCAGCTGGCGCGCTATTTCACGGTCAATATTTCCTCACCCAACACGCCGGGGCTGCGCAATCTCCAGGCGCGCGAGGCCCTGCACGAGCTTTTGAGCCGTGTTCTGGAAGCGCGCGACGAGGAGGGAAATATGTGCACGCTGAAGCGGCCCGTTTTCCTGAAGATTGCGCCTGATCTCACCGATGAGGAACTGGACGATATCGCCGCCGAAGCAGATGCGCAGAAGCTGGACGGCATCATTGTTTCCAACACGACACTATCGCGAAGCGGGCTTAAAAATCCCGAAAACAGCAATGAAACCGGCGGGCTTTCCGGTGCGCCGCTGTTTGAACGCTCGACCGTGGTTCTGGCGCGGATGCGCGAGCGCGTCGGCCCCGATATGCCGCTGATCGGCGTGGGCGGCATCGACAGTGCCGAAACGGCGCTGGCCAAGATCAAGGCAGGCGCCGATCTGGTGCAGCTTTATAGCGGGCTGATCTATCGCGGCCCCGGCCTTCCGGGTGAAATCCTGCGCGGCCTTTCCACGGCAATCAAGTATGAAGGCGTTTCCAGCATTGCTGAATTGCGCGACCGTGACACAAAGGAATGGGCCGCACGCAAACTTATATCTTAA
- a CDS encoding MATE family efflux transporter, which yields MDQVMQGGGQSIGNVTKPFDVTHRMVMLIAVPMTLAAITTPLLGLVDMGVVGQMGQAELIGGLAIGALVFDFLLSLFNFLRSGTTGLVAQAMGAGDAVEEQAIFWRAIIIAVAAGGLMILCLPLILGAASTFMHPTPATRAAMATYISIRMLSAPVALINYSILGLVLGRGQGILGLGLQVLLNGINIALCIVLGLELGWGVTGVAWATVTGETVAALVGLFIVMRHFRKDATLRPDRKRIFQREGIMRMFAVNRDIMIRSLLLLTAFAFFTRAGSDLGPVTLAANAVLLNFFLVAGFFLDGMAAAAEQIIGRSIGARYSPAFRRGAKLTFIWGLVMAGLVAFFLLVFGDTIISLLSRAEDVHVEAMKYLPWAALTGLTGLLAFHMDGVYIGATWSRDMRNMMFLSLIFFLAVLYAAKPVMGNHGLWLAINLFLSVRGITLLAILPRRYRMEFAH from the coding sequence ATGGATCAGGTGATGCAGGGCGGCGGGCAGAGCATCGGTAACGTAACAAAGCCGTTCGATGTCACGCATCGCATGGTGATGCTGATCGCCGTGCCTATGACGCTTGCCGCTATCACCACGCCCCTGTTGGGGCTGGTCGATATGGGGGTGGTCGGCCAGATGGGGCAGGCCGAATTGATCGGCGGGCTTGCCATCGGTGCGCTTGTCTTCGATTTCCTGCTTTCCTTGTTCAATTTTCTGCGCTCCGGCACCACCGGCCTTGTGGCGCAGGCCATGGGCGCGGGTGACGCCGTGGAAGAACAGGCAATTTTCTGGCGCGCCATCATCATCGCCGTCGCGGCGGGCGGGCTCATGATCCTGTGCCTGCCGCTTATTCTGGGCGCGGCCTCCACCTTCATGCATCCGACACCGGCAACGCGGGCCGCAATGGCGACCTATATATCGATCCGCATGTTGTCGGCCCCCGTCGCACTCATCAACTATTCCATACTGGGCCTTGTTCTGGGGCGGGGGCAGGGCATTCTGGGCCTCGGCCTTCAGGTGCTTTTGAACGGCATCAACATTGCACTCTGCATCGTTCTGGGACTGGAACTTGGCTGGGGTGTTACGGGTGTGGCCTGGGCCACGGTCACGGGCGAAACCGTGGCGGCGCTGGTCGGCCTCTTTATCGTCATGCGCCATTTCCGCAAGGATGCAACATTGCGTCCTGACCGCAAGCGCATTTTCCAGCGCGAGGGTATAATGCGCATGTTCGCGGTCAATCGCGATATCATGATCCGCTCCCTCCTGCTGCTCACGGCATTTGCCTTTTTCACCCGCGCCGGTTCTGATCTGGGCCCCGTGACGCTGGCCGCCAATGCGGTGCTGTTGAATTTCTTCCTCGTGGCGGGCTTTTTCCTCGACGGTATGGCGGCTGCGGCTGAACAGATCATCGGGCGCTCCATCGGTGCGCGCTACAGCCCCGCCTTCCGGCGCGGTGCAAAGCTTACCTTCATCTGGGGGCTGGTGATGGCAGGTCTCGTCGCCTTCTTCCTGCTGGTCTTTGGCGATACGATTATTTCGCTTCTTTCCAGGGCCGAGGATGTGCATGTTGAAGCCATGAAATATCTGCCCTGGGCGGCGCTGACAGGGCTTACCGGCCTGCTCGCCTTCCACATGGATGGCGTCTATATCGGCGCAACCTGGTCGCGCGATATGCGCAATATGATGTTCCTGTCGCTCATCTTCTTTCTGGCTGTGCTTTATGCGGCAAAGCCCGTGATGGGTAATCACGGGCTTTGGCTTGCGATCAATCTGTTTTTGTCGGTGCGGGGCATTACGCTTCTGGCGATCCTGCCGCGCCGCTATCGCATGGAATTCGCGCACTGA
- a CDS encoding CAP domain-containing protein, with translation MQQKHGIRLSRRGFLMLAGGAMALSALPVDWAQAAGNNDPTAIFNAIRKANGLPLMATDSRLEQAALYQARRMASYGKIGHSVGWGNGFVSRLKQAGIRGPAAENVAVGQPDTQAVFDAWMKSPGHRKNMLDPTFAHYGLAWATPESNPRRIYWAMMLGL, from the coding sequence ATGCAGCAAAAACATGGAATTCGCTTGTCCCGGCGGGGCTTTCTCATGCTCGCCGGGGGTGCAATGGCGCTCTCTGCCCTGCCGGTGGATTGGGCGCAGGCCGCAGGTAATAACGACCCAACCGCAATCTTCAACGCTATCCGCAAAGCAAACGGCCTGCCCCTGATGGCGACCGATTCCCGTCTGGAACAGGCCGCTCTTTACCAGGCCAGACGCATGGCCAGTTATGGCAAGATCGGCCACTCGGTTGGTTGGGGCAATGGGTTTGTATCCCGGCTGAAACAAGCGGGAATTCGCGGGCCTGCCGCCGAAAACGTTGCGGTTGGCCAGCCTGATACGCAAGCCGTCTTCGATGCATGGATGAAATCACCCGGCCATCGCAAGAACATGCTCGACCCGACCTTTGCCCATTATGGCCTTGCCTGGGCGACGCCCGAAAGCAATCCACGCCGCATTTATTGGGCGATGATGCTCGGCCTGTAA
- a CDS encoding DUF6460 domain-containing protein codes for MSDGVNRFLGDTPGRILVKLVLISLVVGVVMSAFYWTPYDILYGIRDFFLHLWNMGFSAVARFADYLVLGAAVVIPAFILLRILSYRK; via the coding sequence ATGTCGGATGGTGTAAACCGTTTCCTTGGCGATACGCCCGGGCGGATATTGGTCAAGCTGGTGCTGATCTCGCTGGTCGTAGGCGTGGTGATGAGTGCTTTCTACTGGACGCCCTACGATATTCTCTATGGCATCCGCGATTTCTTCCTGCACCTGTGGAACATGGGTTTTTCGGCCGTTGCGCGTTTTGCCGATTATCTCGTTCTGGGGGCAGCGGTGGTCATCCCTGCCTTTATTTTGCTCCGTATCCTCAGCTATCGTAAATGA
- a CDS encoding GlxA family transcriptional regulator, which yields MSVVNETGRDLGGKAEATADVPPRRLSVGIVVLPGFTLSALSLFLDPFRLAADDRDKSRQIRCAWKICTLSGDPVTSSSGMVIEPTVPLGEIDECDYVAVVGGLLAQYRHSQQALIDLIKRADKRGKAVVGLCTAAFLLAEAGVLEDRNCCVSWFHRDDFLELFDGYTADTTSLFHLSGRHYTCAGGLGAAALALSIIQNEISEELARKSASILLIPYELVRLEQPALSFNGVRSPMIRKAIRIFEETLEDPVPMIDVARRLGISVRQMERGFRLSLGRTAFEVREELRVKKAKELLAETSLSLLEVAVASGFTDTRSMNRSFSRQKQKAPRDYRRQR from the coding sequence GTGTCGGTGGTGAATGAAACGGGAAGGGACCTCGGCGGAAAGGCGGAAGCGACGGCTGATGTGCCGCCGCGCCGGCTGTCGGTGGGCATCGTCGTGTTGCCCGGATTTACCTTGTCTGCGCTCAGCCTTTTTCTCGATCCGTTTCGTCTGGCAGCCGACGACCGCGACAAAAGCCGCCAGATACGCTGCGCGTGGAAAATATGCACACTCTCCGGCGATCCCGTCACGTCCAGTTCCGGCATGGTGATTGAGCCGACGGTGCCTCTTGGCGAAATTGATGAATGCGATTATGTGGCGGTTGTGGGCGGGCTTCTGGCGCAATATCGCCATAGCCAGCAGGCCCTGATCGATCTCATCAAGCGGGCCGACAAGCGCGGCAAGGCGGTGGTTGGCCTTTGCACGGCGGCTTTTCTTCTGGCGGAAGCGGGTGTGCTCGAAGACCGCAATTGCTGCGTGAGCTGGTTTCATCGCGATGATTTCCTTGAGCTTTTCGACGGCTATACTGCCGATACGACAAGCCTTTTCCATCTTAGCGGGCGGCATTATACCTGTGCTGGCGGCCTTGGCGCTGCCGCGCTGGCGCTATCGATCATCCAGAACGAAATTTCGGAAGAACTGGCGCGCAAAAGCGCATCCATCCTGCTCATCCCCTATGAGCTGGTGCGCTTGGAACAGCCGGCCTTGAGCTTCAATGGCGTGCGTTCGCCGATGATCCGCAAGGCAATCCGCATTTTCGAGGAAACGCTGGAAGATCCGGTGCCGATGATCGATGTCGCGCGCAGGCTCGGCATTTCCGTTCGCCAGATGGAGCGCGGCTTCCGGCTTTCGCTGGGGCGCACGGCTTTCGAGGTGCGCGAGGAATTGCGGGTCAAGAAGGCGAAGGAGCTTCTGGCCGAAACCAGCCTGTCCCTGCTTGAAGTGGCGGTTGCCAGCGGCTTCACTGATACGCGCAGCATGAACCGTTCCTTTTCGCGTCAAAAGCAGAAAGCCCCGCGCGACTATCGCAGGCAGCGCTGA
- a CDS encoding 2'-deoxycytidine 5'-triphosphate deaminase has product MTQRDAGILADADIAALFESGLLASPRLLDADQIQPASLDLRLGAKAYRVRASFMPGPGTPVIDKLERLKLHEIDLTAGAVLETGCVYIVPLLESLALSPELSASANPKSSTGRLDIFTRVIADGAQEFDKVPAGYKGPLYLEVSPRTFPIVVRTGSRLSQIRFRKGRAQLDESELGVLHKAETLVASEMPNISGGGIALSVDLSGGEDRLIGYRGKHHTGVVDVDKRAAHDVLDFWEPLYDRGAHELVLDPDEFYILVSREAVHVPPLYAAEMTPFDPLVGEFRVHYAGFFDPGFGHSAAGGTGSRAVLEVRSHEVPFILEHGQIVGRLVYEHMLGQPKALYGIDLGSNYQAQQLKLSKHFR; this is encoded by the coding sequence ATGACGCAAAGGGACGCAGGAATTCTGGCGGATGCGGATATTGCCGCGCTGTTTGAGAGCGGTTTGCTGGCTTCGCCCCGCCTGCTGGATGCCGATCAGATTCAGCCTGCAAGCCTTGACTTGCGCCTTGGCGCCAAGGCCTATCGGGTGCGCGCTTCCTTTATGCCGGGGCCGGGCACACCGGTCATCGACAAGCTGGAGCGGCTGAAACTGCATGAAATCGACCTGACGGCGGGCGCGGTTCTGGAAACGGGCTGCGTCTATATCGTCCCGCTTCTGGAAAGCCTTGCGCTCTCGCCGGAGCTTTCTGCTTCCGCCAATCCGAAAAGCTCGACCGGACGGCTCGATATCTTCACGCGCGTCATCGCTGACGGTGCGCAGGAATTTGACAAGGTTCCCGCCGGTTACAAGGGGCCGCTCTATCTGGAAGTGAGCCCGCGCACCTTCCCCATCGTCGTGCGCACCGGCTCGCGCCTGTCGCAGATCCGTTTCCGCAAGGGCCGCGCGCAGCTTGATGAAAGCGAACTTGGGGTGCTCCATAAGGCCGAAACGCTGGTCGCATCCGAAATGCCCAATATTTCCGGCGGCGGCATTGCGCTCTCGGTCGATCTTTCCGGCGGCGAGGACAGGCTGATCGGCTATCGCGGCAAGCACCACACCGGCGTCGTCGATGTGGACAAGCGCGCAGCCCATGATGTGCTCGACTTCTGGGAGCCGCTTTATGATCGCGGTGCCCATGAACTCGTGCTCGACCCGGATGAATTCTATATCCTTGTTTCCCGCGAGGCGGTGCATGTGCCACCGCTCTATGCGGCGGAAATGACGCCTTTCGATCCGCTGGTCGGCGAATTTCGCGTGCATTATGCCGGTTTCTTCGATCCGGGCTTCGGCCACAGTGCTGCGGGCGGCACCGGCAGCCGTGCCGTGCTGGAAGTGCGCAGCCATGAAGTCCCCTTCATTCTGGAACATGGCCAGATCGTCGGGCGCCTCGTCTATGAACATATGCTGGGCCAGCCGAAGGCGCTTTACGGCATCGACCTTGGCTCCAATTATCAGGCCCAGCAATTGAAGCTTTCCAAGCATTTCCGCTGA
- a CDS encoding O-succinylhomoserine sulfhydrylase, giving the protein MTTENARKFRPATELVHAGSLRSGFAEMSEALFLTQGFLYPTAEAAEARFKGEDPGFIYSRYANPTTDMFEKRMCALEGAEDARATASGMAAVAAAILCQVQAGDHVISARAVFGSCRYIVETVLPRYGVEVSIIDGSDVANWKAAVRPNTKVMFLESPSNPTLEIIDIAAVAQIANEAGAKLIVDNVFATPLFQKPLELGAHIVVYSATKHIDGQGRCLGGVVLSDREWIETTLQDYFRHTGPGLSPFNAWIMLKGLETLSVRVRQQTQSAAAIADFLAGKPGVKRVIYPGRADHPQTDIIAKQMTGGSTLIALELEGGKEAAFKFENALQIFSITNNLGDTKSLITHPATTTHKNLSNEAKAELGISDGLLRVSVGLEDTDDLLEDVEVALKVARG; this is encoded by the coding sequence ATGACGACTGAGAATGCCCGCAAATTTCGCCCTGCAACCGAACTCGTCCATGCCGGATCGTTGCGCTCCGGTTTCGCCGAAATGTCGGAAGCCCTGTTTTTGACGCAAGGCTTCCTTTACCCCACGGCGGAAGCTGCCGAAGCGCGTTTCAAGGGTGAAGATCCGGGTTTCATCTATTCGCGCTACGCCAACCCGACCACCGACATGTTTGAAAAGCGCATGTGTGCGCTGGAAGGCGCGGAAGACGCCCGCGCCACCGCCTCCGGCATGGCCGCCGTTGCCGCCGCCATTCTCTGCCAGGTACAGGCGGGCGATCATGTCATCTCGGCCCGCGCCGTCTTCGGCTCGTGTCGTTATATCGTCGAAACCGTCCTGCCGCGCTATGGCGTGGAAGTCTCGATCATCGACGGCTCGGATGTGGCCAACTGGAAAGCGGCCGTGCGCCCCAATACCAAGGTCATGTTTCTTGAAAGCCCGTCGAACCCGACACTCGAAATCATCGACATTGCCGCCGTTGCACAGATTGCCAACGAAGCGGGCGCAAAGCTGATCGTGGACAATGTTTTCGCCACGCCGCTTTTCCAGAAGCCGCTGGAGCTTGGCGCACATATCGTCGTCTATTCAGCCACGAAACATATTGACGGCCAGGGCCGCTGCCTCGGCGGCGTGGTGCTTTCCGACCGCGAATGGATCGAAACCACATTGCAGGATTATTTCCGCCATACGGGACCGGGCCTCAGCCCCTTCAATGCATGGATCATGCTGAAGGGCCTGGAAACGCTTTCGGTGCGCGTGCGCCAGCAGACGCAATCGGCTGCCGCAATCGCCGACTTCCTTGCAGGCAAGCCGGGCGTCAAGCGTGTGATCTATCCGGGCCGCGCCGACCATCCGCAGACCGACATCATTGCTAAGCAGATGACAGGCGGATCCACGCTCATCGCGCTGGAGCTGGAGGGCGGCAAGGAAGCAGCTTTCAAGTTTGAAAATGCATTGCAAATTTTCAGCATCACCAACAATCTGGGCGACACCAAGAGCCTGATTACCCATCCGGCCACCACGACGCACAAGAACCTCTCCAACGAGGCGAAGGCAGAACTCGGCATTTCGGATGGCCTGCTGCGCGTTTCGGTCGGCCTCGAAGACACCGACGATCTTCTGGAAGATGTTGAAGTGGCGCTGAAAGTAGCGCGCGGCTGA
- the apaG gene encoding Co2+/Mg2+ efflux protein ApaG, giving the protein MYSAVTRGIEVTVEPFYLEVQSEPEENRYVWGYRVTIVNNSSETVQLCSRYWQITDANGHVQEVRGSGVVGKQPVLDPGDSYQYSSGCPLTTSSGVMVGRYQMKGEDGAQFEIEIPAFSLDVPEQRRTLN; this is encoded by the coding sequence ATGTATAGTGCGGTAACACGCGGGATCGAAGTTACGGTCGAGCCCTTTTATCTGGAAGTCCAATCCGAGCCGGAAGAAAACCGTTATGTATGGGGTTATCGCGTCACGATCGTGAACAATTCATCCGAAACGGTGCAGCTTTGCTCGCGCTACTGGCAGATCACCGACGCCAACGGCCATGTGCAAGAAGTGCGCGGTTCAGGCGTGGTCGGCAAGCAGCCTGTTCTCGATCCGGGCGATTCATACCAGTATTCTTCCGGTTGCCCGCTCACAACCTCGTCAGGCGTGATGGTCGGGCGCTACCAGATGAAGGGCGAAGACGGCGCACAATTCGAGATCGAGATTCCCGCCTTTTCACTCGACGTACCCGAACAGCGCCGCACGCTGAACTGA
- a CDS encoding Hsp33 family molecular chaperone — MSDKTSNEHTEAENIQTGLGGFNFAGDDAVVPFQVEGLDVRGRAVQLGPSINAILKRHEYPEEVARLLAEATVLTVLLGTSLKFDGKFIFQTQSDGPVDMLVVDFRTPRSVRAYARYDEARLKEAIAANKTRPEELLGNGTLAFTVDQGIYTQRYQGIVAPDGSTLEEIAVTYFRQSEQIPTDLKLSVAKLIERGADGKPVEQWRAGGLIIQFLPESELRVRVPDLPGGDGDDSQLIHHPEDDAWDEARSLVGTIESSELTDPQVGSERLLYRLFHERGVRVFDSIAVIDECSCSREKIAGVLSGFTAEEIKDSVEDGKISVTCEFCSKLYQFDPAEFTK; from the coding sequence TTGTCCGACAAGACCAGTAATGAGCATACCGAAGCCGAAAATATCCAGACCGGTCTGGGCGGCTTCAATTTCGCAGGCGATGATGCCGTCGTGCCCTTCCAGGTGGAAGGGCTCGATGTGCGTGGCCGCGCGGTTCAGCTTGGCCCTAGCATCAACGCGATCCTTAAGCGCCATGAATACCCGGAAGAAGTTGCGCGCCTTCTGGCGGAAGCGACGGTCCTGACCGTTCTGCTCGGCACTTCGCTGAAATTCGACGGAAAGTTCATCTTCCAGACCCAGTCCGACGGTCCGGTGGATATGCTGGTGGTGGATTTTCGTACGCCGCGTTCGGTGCGCGCCTATGCGCGTTACGACGAAGCGCGCCTGAAGGAAGCCATTGCCGCAAACAAGACTCGCCCGGAAGAGTTGCTCGGCAATGGAACGCTCGCTTTCACCGTGGATCAGGGGATCTATACCCAGCGTTATCAGGGCATCGTTGCGCCTGATGGTTCCACGCTGGAGGAGATCGCCGTCACCTATTTCCGCCAGTCGGAGCAGATTCCGACCGACCTGAAGCTCAGCGTCGCCAAGCTCATCGAACGCGGCGCGGACGGCAAGCCGGTCGAGCAATGGCGTGCGGGCGGCCTCATCATCCAGTTCCTGCCGGAATCGGAATTGCGCGTGCGCGTTCCCGATCTTCCCGGCGGTGACGGCGATGACAGCCAATTGATTCATCACCCGGAAGACGATGCCTGGGATGAAGCCCGTTCGCTGGTGGGAACCATCGAAAGCTCGGAACTGACCGATCCTCAGGTCGGCTCGGAACGGCTTCTTTATCGCCTGTTCCATGAACGCGGCGTGCGGGTGTTCGATTCCATTGCGGTTATCGATGAATGTTCGTGCTCGCGTGAGAAGATTGCAGGCGTGCTGTCAGGATTCACGGCCGAGGAAATCAAGGACAGCGTGGAAGACGGGAAAATTTCCGTCACCTGCGAATTTTGCTCCAAGCTTTATCAGTTCGATCCGGCTGAATTCACCAAATAG